DNA from Rubripirellula lacrimiformis:
CGGCGGGCGATGCAGGCCAGGCGACGACAATGGTGTTCGGCGTCTCGGGAAGCGGTTCGCGGTTTGTGTACGTGTTTGACCGCAGCGACAGCATGAATGGATTTGGCGGAAAACCGCTTCGTGCTGCCAAAAACGAACTGATCCGCAGCCTGCAAACTCTAACCGACAAGCAGCGTTTTCAACTGATCTTCTATAACGAGAAACCCACCCCGTTTCGGATCGCCGGTATGCCCATCCAGATGATGGCCGGCGATGGACCCAACCTGACATTGGCCCAGCAATACATCCGATCGGTGACCGCGTTCGGCGGTACCGAACACGAGACGGCGATCAAGATGGCCCTGCGATTGTCACCCGATGTGATCTTTTTTCTGACCGATGCTCGTATTCCCAGGTTGTCTGAATCCGAACTACGCCAGATCCAATCACGCGCTCAGCAGGCCGGAACGACCATCCACGCGATCGAGTTCGGTGGCGACGCGGTGGCTCCCTCGGACAGCTTCCTGCGCGATCTGGCCGCCATGAACGGTGGACAATATCAATACGTCGATATCCGGCGGCTACAAACGGCTACCCCTCCATGATTCCATCGTCGCAATACTCCCGATGGACTCGGTTCGTCGTCTGCATCGCTTTGACAGTCGCATCGGTGAGCCAAGTCTCGGCTCAGACCCCCGACCGAGTTTGGCTGCAACCCACACCGCGGACTTCGACGTCCAGCGATTGGTATCCACAGCCGATCGCAAAGACGGACGGCGAGGTCGTCGATTTGGATGCCACCCAACTACGTTTGATTGTCGCCGGTGATGAAGTCGAAACGATCGTAGCGGCGTCGCGAGTGATTTGGATTCAACCGGGCGATGTGTCCAGTCATCAGTCGGAAGCGGTCTCGGATTTCTTTGCGGGCCGGTTCGCCGAAAGTCTCAAAGCACTTCCCGAGGTCCTGAAGCAGCGGCCACCGGTGTGGCGGCAACAGTGGTTGACGATGATGGGGGCCGAAGCGGCTAGACGGACGTCGCGTGGGCAGATCGCGTTGGAATTGGTTTCCCAGTTGGACGCGCGGCCCTTGCCACCGCTGGTGATCGCCTGGCTTCCGATCGCTTGGCAGAACGGGTCGGCGTCCGCCGACCTGATCAGCGCCGCCAAAGGCAGGCTGAACGACCCATCACCGGCCGTGCGGTTGGTCGCCGCTAGCTGGTTGTTATCGTCGCCGCATCGTGCCGATGCGATCACGGTCGTCGACGCGATCACATCGGATACGTCCCGGCCGCGACTAGCGCAGTTGGCCGCCTGTTTGCGATGGCGATCGGCGTCCCCGCCCGAAGTCAAACAGTCCTACCAACAATGGCAATCGAACGTGCAATCGATGCCGATGGTGTTGCAAGTCGGGCCGACGATGACGTTGATCGATAAACTCGGCGCGGCGGGGCTCGCGGATGCGGCTAGCCCGATGAAACTGTCCTTGGAACTAACGCCGATCCATCCTCATCCGTCGCTGCTGGACTGGTCGCCCTGAATTTCGGTTGCCAAGGTGGTGCGGCCGAACCGTTCGGATTGGACATCGTCGCTCATCAGAATCCGCTGAAAGAACAGCATCAACAGCGTGCACAGATAGCGTCGTCCCATCTCGCGCATCCGCAGGTTGGTCGATCCCCACGTCCGGCCTTCCCAGCCGATCGGGATCTCGGCGATCGTGTATCCGCCGATCAATGCACTTAGCGACATTTCAAGCGTGATGTTGAAATGGCAAGCCTTGTACGGACCACAGGTTTTCACCACATCGCGGCGATAGGCTTTGAACGCATTGGTTAGGTCGTTCATGTCGGTCCAAAACATCCACTGGATCGACTTGTTGACGATTCGGTTCACCCACAATTTCAGCGGCGGGTATCGATGGACTTTGGCGCCTTGGATAAACCGCGAACCGAACACACAGTCGTATCCTTCTTGGATCTTTTGGTAGTACCGGTAGGCGTCTTCGGGGTGGTCCGATCGATCGGCCATGTAGATCACCACCACGTCGCCGGTGGCATATTCCAGCCCCGTACGGATGGCACGACCGAATCCGCCCGGCGGGTGTCGACGAATCAAACGCACCGAATCGGGCCAGCGATTGATCCGGTCGATGACCTCACCTTCGGTACCATCGCTGCTGTTGTCATTGACGATGATGATCTCTGTCCGCAGTCCGTGCTGGACGACCAGACATTCGATCAAGTCATCGATGCAGGGACCGATGTTGTTCTGTTCGTTGTACGCCGGCAGCACCAATGACAACTGTGGGGCAAATTTCGTCGGCAAATCGGTTGACGACGGGGACGCGGATTCACTCATGATCACTGTCCTCGGCCACGCTTGTTTCCGGCTGGTCACCGCCGGATCGGTCGGTCGGCGAACGGGGGACGAATACATCGACGAAACAGGTTTGGGGCAGTTCGCGTGACCCGTACGTCTTTGACAGCACGGCGTCGTACTGGTCCGCCCAGCCGGCGTCTTCGCCTTCCCAGGCCAACAGGATTGCTTCGTATTTCAAGTCTCGATCGCCCCAATAAAGTTCACGCTCTTGGCACAACATGGTGTCGCGGCCACTGAGGTAGACATCGTAAACATAAGAAAGGTCCGCCAAGAACAGTCCTTCGGTTGGCAGTTCGTCCAACACACCGTGGATGAATTTGGGACCATGGAATTTCGCGTCGCCCCAATGCGTCCAGTACAGACCGGTTGTTCGTAGTCCGCCGCCGGGCAACATCCATGCGATCATCAGTCCGGCGGCGATGACCATCGCCGGTTTGCTGCGAAAACGATCGATCGCGATCGCCAATCCGGCTAAGATCCAAACGCAGGGATAGATCCAGTAGCCCTTGGTGGGATGGATTCCCGCGACCACGGCAGTCAGGAATACACTGCTGCCTAGCATCGCCAACAATCCCCACGATTCACGTCGCGGTCGCCCGCCAAACGCCATCACGGATGCTGCGACCAAGGCGATTGCAAAGAACGCCATCTGCCATCCGCCGGCAAATTCATAGACAAGTTGGGCGTGATGTCGAAGCGCCGGCCACGGCCAGATCAAGCGAGCTGGCAATCCCGGTCCGGCCCGGTCCAGGACGTTGGCAAAGAACTGGCTGCGGAACTCGTTGGGGTACTTCACGATCAATGGCAGCCACATTGCGACCGCCGCCAAGCAGGCGACCCCAAAGATGGACCACCGTTTTAGTTTCAATGCGATCGTCGACCGGGCCATCAGGATCACAGCGCCCGCCTGGATTGCAAACACCAACGCGAAGGGATGAAACAATCCGCCCAGCCCACACACAAACCCGCCGGCCACCAGCGGTGAAAGTTGGCCGCTGCGCAGGTGTCGCCACAACAGCAGCAAACAGATCCACCCGCACACTGCCGACAATAGGTCGGGCCGGACCGTGGTGCCGGTGAACATCAGCGGACGGCACATCGCCATCAGGGTGGCCACCAGTGTTGCCGATGCCGTTGACGCACCGAGCGACTGGGCCAACCCAAACGTGATCGCGATCGTCAGCAACGCGGCCAGGAACAATGGTGCACGACTGGTCGCGTACCCCGGTGGAAAGATCGCATGAAACGGTGCCTGGACATAGAACAGGGCCGGTGGCAACGCCATCAAACATTGGTCGGCGTCTTGGAACAGCGTGTCGCGATTTCGCGTGGGAACATAAGGGATCCGCGGAACACCTTCATTCCATACGGTCCACCCGGGCACCGCAAACCACTGTTCGTCCTGCATCCCCGGCGAATGGACCACCGTCGGCAAACGTAGCAGTCCAAATACGATGATCGGCAACCATACCCATCGCCACGAAACCCGACGCGGCGATGATGGTTGCGGGTCCATCCCGGTCATCGTGACAGCTCCAGCCAATTCGGGTGATGCTCGGCGTGATCGGCGATCTCGTCCAGAATCGATGCCACCGGAATCTCTGGTTGCCATCCCCAGACCGATTCGGCTAGCGAAGAATCCAGTACAACCCACGGTAAATCAAACTTCCGAATTTGGTCGCTGGGCTGAACCGGATGGACACCGAATCGATCGTCGCACCAACGTGTCAGTTGTTTCAGCGACATGGCCGATGCGGTCCCACCGCTGACGTTGACTCGCGATGGCTGGTCGCTGCCGCCGGTGGTGATTTGACGATCGATCAGCCGTGCCAAATCCTGGGGATGCAAACAGTCGCGGACCTGATGCCCGCTGCCACCGAAGCCCAGGTAACGAAGCGGCCGACGGCGACGGTGACTGTGGACCCAGTAAGTAAAGATGCCCTGATCGGACCGCCCAAATTGACCCGCACCTCCGATCACTCCACAGCGGTTGATCCAAACCGGGAAATCGAATGCCAATCCGTATTCCAGTGCCATCGTTTCCGATGCCAACTTGGTCGCACCGTACAACGATACCGGTGCAGAGGTGGCGAACGATTCGCTGATGCCTCGAGGCGATATTCCCGTGATCGAGCCGTCCAA
Protein-coding regions in this window:
- a CDS encoding NAD-dependent epimerase/dehydratase family protein gives rise to the protein MKILITGVCGFVGSCIARYWLSAHSDAEIYGIDNLARNGSETNRQDLIDRGVRLIHGDVRMRSDLESIGPVDWVIDGSALPSVLAGVGESYSSRQSVEHNLLGTLNLLEFCHQHRSGFVLLSTSRVYSIDPLTRLPLDVDDEGFVVAADRLDGSITGISPRGISESFATSAPVSLYGATKLASETMALEYGLAFDFPVWINRCGVIGGAGQFGRSDQGIFTYWVHSHRRRRPLRYLGFGGSGHQVRDCLHPQDLARLIDRQITTGGSDQPSRVNVSGGTASAMSLKQLTRWCDDRFGVHPVQPSDQIRKFDLPWVVLDSSLAESVWGWQPEIPVASILDEIADHAEHHPNWLELSR
- a CDS encoding vWA domain-containing protein, whose product is MNDAAPAPIDLEPAAKAWPALLMSLVFHIVLLTGIGLIWTRKPGGSGETEDRRVGIALVHRMPDRDFYREAEPPVSETETPSDQQSSVAAAAAAPPADLSPPIDLDGILKSMQSTPMPHSATGLAGETQLDGDAFGDGRGRSTAGDAGQATTMVFGVSGSGSRFVYVFDRSDSMNGFGGKPLRAAKNELIRSLQTLTDKQRFQLIFYNEKPTPFRIAGMPIQMMAGDGPNLTLAQQYIRSVTAFGGTEHETAIKMALRLSPDVIFFLTDARIPRLSESELRQIQSRAQQAGTTIHAIEFGGDAVAPSDSFLRDLAAMNGGQYQYVDIRRLQTATPP
- a CDS encoding glycosyltransferase family 2 protein, producing MSESASPSSTDLPTKFAPQLSLVLPAYNEQNNIGPCIDDLIECLVVQHGLRTEIIIVNDNSSDGTEGEVIDRINRWPDSVRLIRRHPPGGFGRAIRTGLEYATGDVVVIYMADRSDHPEDAYRYYQKIQEGYDCVFGSRFIQGAKVHRYPPLKLWVNRIVNKSIQWMFWTDMNDLTNAFKAYRRDVVKTCGPYKACHFNITLEMSLSALIGGYTIAEIPIGWEGRTWGSTNLRMREMGRRYLCTLLMLFFQRILMSDDVQSERFGRTTLATEIQGDQSSSDG
- a CDS encoding ArnT family glycosyltransferase → MTGMDPQPSSPRRVSWRWVWLPIIVFGLLRLPTVVHSPGMQDEQWFAVPGWTVWNEGVPRIPYVPTRNRDTLFQDADQCLMALPPALFYVQAPFHAIFPPGYATSRAPLFLAALLTIAITFGLAQSLGASTASATLVATLMAMCRPLMFTGTTVRPDLLSAVCGWICLLLLWRHLRSGQLSPLVAGGFVCGLGGLFHPFALVFAIQAGAVILMARSTIALKLKRWSIFGVACLAAVAMWLPLIVKYPNEFRSQFFANVLDRAGPGLPARLIWPWPALRHHAQLVYEFAGGWQMAFFAIALVAASVMAFGGRPRRESWGLLAMLGSSVFLTAVVAGIHPTKGYWIYPCVWILAGLAIAIDRFRSKPAMVIAAGLMIAWMLPGGGLRTTGLYWTHWGDAKFHGPKFIHGVLDELPTEGLFLADLSYVYDVYLSGRDTMLCQERELYWGDRDLKYEAILLAWEGEDAGWADQYDAVLSKTYGSRELPQTCFVDVFVPRSPTDRSGGDQPETSVAEDSDHE